A stretch of Primulina tabacum isolate GXHZ01 chromosome 13, ASM2559414v2, whole genome shotgun sequence DNA encodes these proteins:
- the LOC142522232 gene encoding putative AMP deaminase isoform X2: MYSQAPPLSSASPSVSPLHLAVAALFGASVMAISAFYIHKRSVDQVLDRLINLRRCHPNSQPLSDEEEFESPDFNDNGNSLNDCQHDENVSSSFHHDEDNHSRECKVSSSVPNVSVSKDEWINEVSGAYTRPAVSKSLDKIGSILSDFPPPRTEQRDREALYVSHCGPILRVGSVGRLVTPRSTGGYAFESTGDSDDERTELSETEDPDLSYENDVNAIAEDPTVVTAVAENLSHINVLETDLLVTETMADMDHGAIKADTAPANILGNDTVSSSNILPLHESVSVEELEVLKLISECIELRKKYVFRETLAPWSKNVEESVPFKVRGKPFHFTPVEATSHHFKMEDGVVHIYATNRDTEELFPVPSSTTFFTDMHYLLKVMSIGNVRSACHHRLRFLEEKFRLHLLVTADREFVAQKSAPHRDFYNIRKVDTHVHHSACMNQKHLLRFIKSKLRKEPDEVVIYRDGQYLTLKEVFDSLDLTGYDLNVDLLDVHADKSTFHRFDKFNLKYNPCGQSRLREIFLKQDNLIQGRFLAEVTKQVLSDLEASKYQLAEYRISIYGRKQSEWDQLASWFVNNCIYSENAVWLIQLPRLYNVYRSMGTVTSFQNILDNIFVPLFEVTVDPNSHPHLHLFLLQVVGFDIVDDESKPERRPTKHMPHPSEWTNDFNPAFSYYAYYCYANLYTLNKLREVKGLPTIRFRPHCGEAGDVDHLAAGFLLCHNISHGINLRKSPVLQYLYYLAQIGLAMSPLSNNSLFLDYHRNPFPIFFQRGLNVSLSTDDPLQIHLTKEPLVEEYSVAAKVWKLSSCDLCEIARNSVYQSGFTHAAKLHWLGDEYFKRGLLGNEIHKTNVPNIRISFRHETWVAEMQYVYGGKARLPLEVEH; the protein is encoded by the exons ATGTACTCGCAAGCACCTCCACTTTCCTCCGCCTCGCCGTCGGTTTCGCCGCTTCATCTGGCGGTGGCGGCCTTGTTCGGCGCCTCCGTCATGGCTATCTCAGCGTTCTACATCCACAAGCGCAGCGTTGATCAAGTCCTCGATCGACTCATCAACCTCCGCCGCTGCCACCCCAACTCCCAACCCCTCTCTGATGAAGAAGAATTCGAATCTCCCGATTTCAATGACAATGGTAACAGCTTAAATGATTGTCAACACGACGAGAACGTGTCGAGTTCATTTCATCACGATGAGGATAATCATAGTCGAGAGTGTAAAGTTTCATCTTCGGTGCCAAATGTGAGTGTTTCGAAGGACGAGTGGATTAATGAGGTATCTGGTGCGTATACGCGACCTGCGGTTTCAAAATCATTGGATAAGATTGGTTCGATTCTTTCCGATTTCCCGCCACCACGGACAGAGCAAAGAGATA GAGAGGCGCTATATGTCAGTCATTGTGGTCCAATTTTGCGGGTTGGATCGGTTGGTAGGCTGGTGACCCCAAGATCAACCGGTGGCTATGCATTTGAAAGTACTGGAGATTCTGATGATGAAAGAACTGAGCTTTCAGAAACAGAGGATCCTGATCTATCTTATGAAAAT GATGTTAATGCAATTGCTGAAGATCCAACCGTCGTTACAGCAGTAGCAGAAAATCTGAGTCACATTAATGTTCTAGAAACTGATTTATTAGTGACTGAAACAATGGCTGATATGGATCATGGTGCCATAAAGGCTGATACAGCTCCAGCAAATATTTTGGGGAATGATACTGTTTCAAGCAGCAACATTCTTCCTTTGCATG AATCAGTGAGTGTTGAAGAACTAGAAGTACTGAAGCTGATTTCCGAATGCATAGAATTACGAAAGAAGTATGTATTTAGAGAAACACTTGCTCCATGGTCAAAAAATGTGGAGGAATCTGTTCCATTTAAAGTCCGAGGGAAACCTTTTCACTTCACCCCTGTTGAAGCAACTTCT CATCACTTCAAAATGGAAGATGGAGTAGTCCACATTTATGCAACCAACAGGG ATACTGAAGAACTTTTTCCTGTTCCCAGTTCAACAACTTTCTTCACGGATATGCATTATCTCCTAAAAGTAATGTCCATTGGAAATGTTCGTTCTGCATGCCACCATCGCTTACGATTTCTGGAAGAA AAATTCCGCCTCCACTTGCTGGTGACTGCAGATAGGGAGTTTGTAGCTCAGAAGAGCGCACCTCATCGCGATTTCTACAATATCAGGAAAGTAGATACTCACGTGCACCACTCTGCTTGCATGAACCAAAAGCACCTTCTCCGGTTCATCAAATCAAAGTTAAGAAAAGAACCTGATGAG GTAGTTATCTATCGCGATGGACAGTATCTTACCCTGAAGGAAGTCTTTGACAGTTTGGACTTGACTGG GTATGATCTTAATGTCGATTTGTTAGATGTGCATGCTGATAAGAGTACCTTTCACCGATTTGATAAATTCAATCTCAAGTACAACCCTTGTGGACAGAGTCGGCTTAGGGAGATCTTTCTGAAGCAGGATAACCTCATCCAAG GACGCTTCCTGGCTGAAGTGACAAAACAGGTTCTGTCAGATCTGGAAGCTAGCAAGTACCAG TTGGCTGAGTATCGGATTTCAATTTATGGGAGGAAGCAGAGTGAATGGGATCAGCTTGCGAGTTGGTTCGTGAACAATTGCATTTATAGTGAAAATGCAGTTTGGTTGATTCAG CTACCAAGGTTATACAATGTCTATAGGAGTATGGGAACTGTCACATCCTTTCAGAATATATTAGACAATATCTTTGTTCCTCTTTTTGAGGTCACAGTGGACCCAAATTCACACCCCCACCTGCATCTTTTCTTATTGCAG GTTGTAGGATTCGACATTGTAGATGATGAAAGTAAACCGGAGAGACGTCCTACGAAACACATGCCACATCCTTCAGAGTGGACGAATGATTTCAATCCTGCCTTTTCTTATTATGCTTACTACTGCTATGCAAACTTGTATACACTTAATAAg CTCCGTGAAGTAAAAGGATTGCCAACAATAAGATTTAGGCCTCACTGTGGGGAG GCTGGTGATGTTGACCATTTAGCCGCTGGGTTTCTTCTATGCCATAATATATCACATGGTATTAATTTGCGGAAGTCCCCAGTCTTGCAATATCTTTACTATCTTGCTCAG ATTGGTTTAGCTATGTCTCCGCTAAGCAACAACTCCCTCTTCTTGGATTACCATCGCAATCCATTTCCTATATTCTTCCAACGTGGCTTAAATGTCTCCCTCTCCACTGATGATCCTCTACAAATTCACTTGACAAAAGAGCCTCTTGTGGAAGAATATAGTGTAGCTGCAAAG GTGTGGAAGCTTAGTTCATGCGATCTCTGTGAAATAGCTCGGAATTCTGTCTACCAGTCTGGTTTTACTCATGCAGCCAAG TTACACTGGCTTGGAGATGAATATTTCAAAAGAGGACTTTTAGGAAATGAAATACACAAGACTAATGTACCCAACATACGCATTTCCTTCAGACACGAG ACATGGGTGGCGGAGATGCAGTATGTTTATGGAGGAAAAGCCAGGCTTCCTTTGGAAGTTGAACACTAA
- the LOC142522232 gene encoding AMP deaminase-like isoform X3: MYSQAPPLSSASPSVSPLHLAVAALFGASVMAISAFYIHKRSVDQVLDRLINLRRCHPNSQPLSDEEEFESPDFNDNGNSLNDCQHDENVSSSFHHDEDNHSRECKVSSSVPNVSVSKDEWINEVSGAYTRPAVSKSLDKIGSILSDFPPPRTEQRDREALYVSHCGPILRVGSVGRLVTPRSTGGYAFESTGDSDDERTELSETEDPDLSYENVKDVNAIAEDPTVVTAVAENLSHINVLETDLLVTETMADMDHGAIKADTAPANILGNDTVSSSNILPLHESVSVEELEVLKLISECIELRKKYVFRETLAPWSKNVEESVPFKVRGKPFHFTPVEATSHHFKMEDGVVHIYATNRDTEELFPVPSSTTFFTDMHYLLKVMSIGNVRSACHHRLRFLEEKFRLHLLVTADREFVAQKSAPHRDFYNIRKVDTHVHHSACMNQKHLLRFIKSKLRKEPDEVVIYRDGQYLTLKEVFDSLDLTGYDLNVDLLDVHADKSTFHRFDKFNLKYNPCGQSRLREIFLKQDNLIQGRFLAEVTKQVLSDLEASKYQLAEYRISIYGRKQSEWDQLASWFVNNCIYSENAVWLIQVVGFDIVDDESKPERRPTKHMPHPSEWTNDFNPAFSYYAYYCYANLYTLNKLREVKGLPTIRFRPHCGEAGDVDHLAAGFLLCHNISHGINLRKSPVLQYLYYLAQIGLAMSPLSNNSLFLDYHRNPFPIFFQRGLNVSLSTDDPLQIHLTKEPLVEEYSVAAKVWKLSSCDLCEIARNSVYQSGFTHAAKLHWLGDEYFKRGLLGNEIHKTNVPNIRISFRHETWVAEMQYVYGGKARLPLEVEH, translated from the exons ATGTACTCGCAAGCACCTCCACTTTCCTCCGCCTCGCCGTCGGTTTCGCCGCTTCATCTGGCGGTGGCGGCCTTGTTCGGCGCCTCCGTCATGGCTATCTCAGCGTTCTACATCCACAAGCGCAGCGTTGATCAAGTCCTCGATCGACTCATCAACCTCCGCCGCTGCCACCCCAACTCCCAACCCCTCTCTGATGAAGAAGAATTCGAATCTCCCGATTTCAATGACAATGGTAACAGCTTAAATGATTGTCAACACGACGAGAACGTGTCGAGTTCATTTCATCACGATGAGGATAATCATAGTCGAGAGTGTAAAGTTTCATCTTCGGTGCCAAATGTGAGTGTTTCGAAGGACGAGTGGATTAATGAGGTATCTGGTGCGTATACGCGACCTGCGGTTTCAAAATCATTGGATAAGATTGGTTCGATTCTTTCCGATTTCCCGCCACCACGGACAGAGCAAAGAGATA GAGAGGCGCTATATGTCAGTCATTGTGGTCCAATTTTGCGGGTTGGATCGGTTGGTAGGCTGGTGACCCCAAGATCAACCGGTGGCTATGCATTTGAAAGTACTGGAGATTCTGATGATGAAAGAACTGAGCTTTCAGAAACAGAGGATCCTGATCTATCTTATGAAAATGTAAAA GATGTTAATGCAATTGCTGAAGATCCAACCGTCGTTACAGCAGTAGCAGAAAATCTGAGTCACATTAATGTTCTAGAAACTGATTTATTAGTGACTGAAACAATGGCTGATATGGATCATGGTGCCATAAAGGCTGATACAGCTCCAGCAAATATTTTGGGGAATGATACTGTTTCAAGCAGCAACATTCTTCCTTTGCATG AATCAGTGAGTGTTGAAGAACTAGAAGTACTGAAGCTGATTTCCGAATGCATAGAATTACGAAAGAAGTATGTATTTAGAGAAACACTTGCTCCATGGTCAAAAAATGTGGAGGAATCTGTTCCATTTAAAGTCCGAGGGAAACCTTTTCACTTCACCCCTGTTGAAGCAACTTCT CATCACTTCAAAATGGAAGATGGAGTAGTCCACATTTATGCAACCAACAGGG ATACTGAAGAACTTTTTCCTGTTCCCAGTTCAACAACTTTCTTCACGGATATGCATTATCTCCTAAAAGTAATGTCCATTGGAAATGTTCGTTCTGCATGCCACCATCGCTTACGATTTCTGGAAGAA AAATTCCGCCTCCACTTGCTGGTGACTGCAGATAGGGAGTTTGTAGCTCAGAAGAGCGCACCTCATCGCGATTTCTACAATATCAGGAAAGTAGATACTCACGTGCACCACTCTGCTTGCATGAACCAAAAGCACCTTCTCCGGTTCATCAAATCAAAGTTAAGAAAAGAACCTGATGAG GTAGTTATCTATCGCGATGGACAGTATCTTACCCTGAAGGAAGTCTTTGACAGTTTGGACTTGACTGG GTATGATCTTAATGTCGATTTGTTAGATGTGCATGCTGATAAGAGTACCTTTCACCGATTTGATAAATTCAATCTCAAGTACAACCCTTGTGGACAGAGTCGGCTTAGGGAGATCTTTCTGAAGCAGGATAACCTCATCCAAG GACGCTTCCTGGCTGAAGTGACAAAACAGGTTCTGTCAGATCTGGAAGCTAGCAAGTACCAG TTGGCTGAGTATCGGATTTCAATTTATGGGAGGAAGCAGAGTGAATGGGATCAGCTTGCGAGTTGGTTCGTGAACAATTGCATTTATAGTGAAAATGCAGTTTGGTTGATTCAG GTTGTAGGATTCGACATTGTAGATGATGAAAGTAAACCGGAGAGACGTCCTACGAAACACATGCCACATCCTTCAGAGTGGACGAATGATTTCAATCCTGCCTTTTCTTATTATGCTTACTACTGCTATGCAAACTTGTATACACTTAATAAg CTCCGTGAAGTAAAAGGATTGCCAACAATAAGATTTAGGCCTCACTGTGGGGAG GCTGGTGATGTTGACCATTTAGCCGCTGGGTTTCTTCTATGCCATAATATATCACATGGTATTAATTTGCGGAAGTCCCCAGTCTTGCAATATCTTTACTATCTTGCTCAG ATTGGTTTAGCTATGTCTCCGCTAAGCAACAACTCCCTCTTCTTGGATTACCATCGCAATCCATTTCCTATATTCTTCCAACGTGGCTTAAATGTCTCCCTCTCCACTGATGATCCTCTACAAATTCACTTGACAAAAGAGCCTCTTGTGGAAGAATATAGTGTAGCTGCAAAG GTGTGGAAGCTTAGTTCATGCGATCTCTGTGAAATAGCTCGGAATTCTGTCTACCAGTCTGGTTTTACTCATGCAGCCAAG TTACACTGGCTTGGAGATGAATATTTCAAAAGAGGACTTTTAGGAAATGAAATACACAAGACTAATGTACCCAACATACGCATTTCCTTCAGACACGAG ACATGGGTGGCGGAGATGCAGTATGTTTATGGAGGAAAAGCCAGGCTTCCTTTGGAAGTTGAACACTAA
- the LOC142522232 gene encoding putative AMP deaminase isoform X1 has translation MYSQAPPLSSASPSVSPLHLAVAALFGASVMAISAFYIHKRSVDQVLDRLINLRRCHPNSQPLSDEEEFESPDFNDNGNSLNDCQHDENVSSSFHHDEDNHSRECKVSSSVPNVSVSKDEWINEVSGAYTRPAVSKSLDKIGSILSDFPPPRTEQRDREALYVSHCGPILRVGSVGRLVTPRSTGGYAFESTGDSDDERTELSETEDPDLSYENVKDVNAIAEDPTVVTAVAENLSHINVLETDLLVTETMADMDHGAIKADTAPANILGNDTVSSSNILPLHESVSVEELEVLKLISECIELRKKYVFRETLAPWSKNVEESVPFKVRGKPFHFTPVEATSHHFKMEDGVVHIYATNRDTEELFPVPSSTTFFTDMHYLLKVMSIGNVRSACHHRLRFLEEKFRLHLLVTADREFVAQKSAPHRDFYNIRKVDTHVHHSACMNQKHLLRFIKSKLRKEPDEVVIYRDGQYLTLKEVFDSLDLTGYDLNVDLLDVHADKSTFHRFDKFNLKYNPCGQSRLREIFLKQDNLIQGRFLAEVTKQVLSDLEASKYQLAEYRISIYGRKQSEWDQLASWFVNNCIYSENAVWLIQLPRLYNVYRSMGTVTSFQNILDNIFVPLFEVTVDPNSHPHLHLFLLQVVGFDIVDDESKPERRPTKHMPHPSEWTNDFNPAFSYYAYYCYANLYTLNKLREVKGLPTIRFRPHCGEAGDVDHLAAGFLLCHNISHGINLRKSPVLQYLYYLAQIGLAMSPLSNNSLFLDYHRNPFPIFFQRGLNVSLSTDDPLQIHLTKEPLVEEYSVAAKVWKLSSCDLCEIARNSVYQSGFTHAAKLHWLGDEYFKRGLLGNEIHKTNVPNIRISFRHETWVAEMQYVYGGKARLPLEVEH, from the exons ATGTACTCGCAAGCACCTCCACTTTCCTCCGCCTCGCCGTCGGTTTCGCCGCTTCATCTGGCGGTGGCGGCCTTGTTCGGCGCCTCCGTCATGGCTATCTCAGCGTTCTACATCCACAAGCGCAGCGTTGATCAAGTCCTCGATCGACTCATCAACCTCCGCCGCTGCCACCCCAACTCCCAACCCCTCTCTGATGAAGAAGAATTCGAATCTCCCGATTTCAATGACAATGGTAACAGCTTAAATGATTGTCAACACGACGAGAACGTGTCGAGTTCATTTCATCACGATGAGGATAATCATAGTCGAGAGTGTAAAGTTTCATCTTCGGTGCCAAATGTGAGTGTTTCGAAGGACGAGTGGATTAATGAGGTATCTGGTGCGTATACGCGACCTGCGGTTTCAAAATCATTGGATAAGATTGGTTCGATTCTTTCCGATTTCCCGCCACCACGGACAGAGCAAAGAGATA GAGAGGCGCTATATGTCAGTCATTGTGGTCCAATTTTGCGGGTTGGATCGGTTGGTAGGCTGGTGACCCCAAGATCAACCGGTGGCTATGCATTTGAAAGTACTGGAGATTCTGATGATGAAAGAACTGAGCTTTCAGAAACAGAGGATCCTGATCTATCTTATGAAAATGTAAAA GATGTTAATGCAATTGCTGAAGATCCAACCGTCGTTACAGCAGTAGCAGAAAATCTGAGTCACATTAATGTTCTAGAAACTGATTTATTAGTGACTGAAACAATGGCTGATATGGATCATGGTGCCATAAAGGCTGATACAGCTCCAGCAAATATTTTGGGGAATGATACTGTTTCAAGCAGCAACATTCTTCCTTTGCATG AATCAGTGAGTGTTGAAGAACTAGAAGTACTGAAGCTGATTTCCGAATGCATAGAATTACGAAAGAAGTATGTATTTAGAGAAACACTTGCTCCATGGTCAAAAAATGTGGAGGAATCTGTTCCATTTAAAGTCCGAGGGAAACCTTTTCACTTCACCCCTGTTGAAGCAACTTCT CATCACTTCAAAATGGAAGATGGAGTAGTCCACATTTATGCAACCAACAGGG ATACTGAAGAACTTTTTCCTGTTCCCAGTTCAACAACTTTCTTCACGGATATGCATTATCTCCTAAAAGTAATGTCCATTGGAAATGTTCGTTCTGCATGCCACCATCGCTTACGATTTCTGGAAGAA AAATTCCGCCTCCACTTGCTGGTGACTGCAGATAGGGAGTTTGTAGCTCAGAAGAGCGCACCTCATCGCGATTTCTACAATATCAGGAAAGTAGATACTCACGTGCACCACTCTGCTTGCATGAACCAAAAGCACCTTCTCCGGTTCATCAAATCAAAGTTAAGAAAAGAACCTGATGAG GTAGTTATCTATCGCGATGGACAGTATCTTACCCTGAAGGAAGTCTTTGACAGTTTGGACTTGACTGG GTATGATCTTAATGTCGATTTGTTAGATGTGCATGCTGATAAGAGTACCTTTCACCGATTTGATAAATTCAATCTCAAGTACAACCCTTGTGGACAGAGTCGGCTTAGGGAGATCTTTCTGAAGCAGGATAACCTCATCCAAG GACGCTTCCTGGCTGAAGTGACAAAACAGGTTCTGTCAGATCTGGAAGCTAGCAAGTACCAG TTGGCTGAGTATCGGATTTCAATTTATGGGAGGAAGCAGAGTGAATGGGATCAGCTTGCGAGTTGGTTCGTGAACAATTGCATTTATAGTGAAAATGCAGTTTGGTTGATTCAG CTACCAAGGTTATACAATGTCTATAGGAGTATGGGAACTGTCACATCCTTTCAGAATATATTAGACAATATCTTTGTTCCTCTTTTTGAGGTCACAGTGGACCCAAATTCACACCCCCACCTGCATCTTTTCTTATTGCAG GTTGTAGGATTCGACATTGTAGATGATGAAAGTAAACCGGAGAGACGTCCTACGAAACACATGCCACATCCTTCAGAGTGGACGAATGATTTCAATCCTGCCTTTTCTTATTATGCTTACTACTGCTATGCAAACTTGTATACACTTAATAAg CTCCGTGAAGTAAAAGGATTGCCAACAATAAGATTTAGGCCTCACTGTGGGGAG GCTGGTGATGTTGACCATTTAGCCGCTGGGTTTCTTCTATGCCATAATATATCACATGGTATTAATTTGCGGAAGTCCCCAGTCTTGCAATATCTTTACTATCTTGCTCAG ATTGGTTTAGCTATGTCTCCGCTAAGCAACAACTCCCTCTTCTTGGATTACCATCGCAATCCATTTCCTATATTCTTCCAACGTGGCTTAAATGTCTCCCTCTCCACTGATGATCCTCTACAAATTCACTTGACAAAAGAGCCTCTTGTGGAAGAATATAGTGTAGCTGCAAAG GTGTGGAAGCTTAGTTCATGCGATCTCTGTGAAATAGCTCGGAATTCTGTCTACCAGTCTGGTTTTACTCATGCAGCCAAG TTACACTGGCTTGGAGATGAATATTTCAAAAGAGGACTTTTAGGAAATGAAATACACAAGACTAATGTACCCAACATACGCATTTCCTTCAGACACGAG ACATGGGTGGCGGAGATGCAGTATGTTTATGGAGGAAAAGCCAGGCTTCCTTTGGAAGTTGAACACTAA
- the LOC142522232 gene encoding AMP deaminase-like isoform X4 gives MYSQAPPLSSASPSVSPLHLAVAALFGASVMAISAFYIHKRSVDQVLDRLINLRRCHPNSQPLSDEEEFESPDFNDNGNSLNDCQHDENVSSSFHHDEDNHSRECKVSSSVPNVSVSKDEWINEVSGAYTRPAVSKSLDKIGSILSDFPPPRTEQRDREALYVSHCGPILRVGSVGRLVTPRSTGGYAFESTGDSDDERTELSETEDPDLSYENVKDVNAIAEDPTVVTAVAENLSHINVLETDLLVTETMADMDHGAIKADTAPANILGNDTVSSSNILPLHESVSVEELEVLKLISECIELRKKYVFRETLAPWSKNVEESVPFKVRGKPFHFTPVEATSHHFKMEDGVVHIYATNRDTEELFPVPSSTTFFTDMHYLLKVMSIGNVRSACHHRLRFLEEKFRLHLLVTADREFVAQKSAPHRDFYNIRKVDTHVHHSACMNQKHLLRFIKSKLRKEPDEVVIYRDGQYLTLKEVFDSLDLTGYDLNVDLLDVHADKSTFHRFDKFNLKYNPCGQSRLREIFLKQDNLIQGRFLAEVTKQVLSDLEASKYQLAEYRISIYGRKQSEWDQLASWFVNNCIYSENAVWLIQLPRLYNVYRSMGTVTSFQNILDNIFVPLFEVTVDPNSHPHLHLFLLQVVGFDIVDDESKPERRPTKHMPHPSEWTNDFNPAFSYYAYYCYANLYTLNKLREVKGLPTIRFRPHCGEAGDVDHLAAGFLLCHNISHGINLRKSPVLQYLYYLAQIGLAMSPLSNNSLFLDYHRNPFPIFFQRGLNVSLSTDDPLQIHLTKEPLVEEYSVAAKVWKLSSCDLCEIARNSVYQSGFTHAAKVYQRN, from the exons ATGTACTCGCAAGCACCTCCACTTTCCTCCGCCTCGCCGTCGGTTTCGCCGCTTCATCTGGCGGTGGCGGCCTTGTTCGGCGCCTCCGTCATGGCTATCTCAGCGTTCTACATCCACAAGCGCAGCGTTGATCAAGTCCTCGATCGACTCATCAACCTCCGCCGCTGCCACCCCAACTCCCAACCCCTCTCTGATGAAGAAGAATTCGAATCTCCCGATTTCAATGACAATGGTAACAGCTTAAATGATTGTCAACACGACGAGAACGTGTCGAGTTCATTTCATCACGATGAGGATAATCATAGTCGAGAGTGTAAAGTTTCATCTTCGGTGCCAAATGTGAGTGTTTCGAAGGACGAGTGGATTAATGAGGTATCTGGTGCGTATACGCGACCTGCGGTTTCAAAATCATTGGATAAGATTGGTTCGATTCTTTCCGATTTCCCGCCACCACGGACAGAGCAAAGAGATA GAGAGGCGCTATATGTCAGTCATTGTGGTCCAATTTTGCGGGTTGGATCGGTTGGTAGGCTGGTGACCCCAAGATCAACCGGTGGCTATGCATTTGAAAGTACTGGAGATTCTGATGATGAAAGAACTGAGCTTTCAGAAACAGAGGATCCTGATCTATCTTATGAAAATGTAAAA GATGTTAATGCAATTGCTGAAGATCCAACCGTCGTTACAGCAGTAGCAGAAAATCTGAGTCACATTAATGTTCTAGAAACTGATTTATTAGTGACTGAAACAATGGCTGATATGGATCATGGTGCCATAAAGGCTGATACAGCTCCAGCAAATATTTTGGGGAATGATACTGTTTCAAGCAGCAACATTCTTCCTTTGCATG AATCAGTGAGTGTTGAAGAACTAGAAGTACTGAAGCTGATTTCCGAATGCATAGAATTACGAAAGAAGTATGTATTTAGAGAAACACTTGCTCCATGGTCAAAAAATGTGGAGGAATCTGTTCCATTTAAAGTCCGAGGGAAACCTTTTCACTTCACCCCTGTTGAAGCAACTTCT CATCACTTCAAAATGGAAGATGGAGTAGTCCACATTTATGCAACCAACAGGG ATACTGAAGAACTTTTTCCTGTTCCCAGTTCAACAACTTTCTTCACGGATATGCATTATCTCCTAAAAGTAATGTCCATTGGAAATGTTCGTTCTGCATGCCACCATCGCTTACGATTTCTGGAAGAA AAATTCCGCCTCCACTTGCTGGTGACTGCAGATAGGGAGTTTGTAGCTCAGAAGAGCGCACCTCATCGCGATTTCTACAATATCAGGAAAGTAGATACTCACGTGCACCACTCTGCTTGCATGAACCAAAAGCACCTTCTCCGGTTCATCAAATCAAAGTTAAGAAAAGAACCTGATGAG GTAGTTATCTATCGCGATGGACAGTATCTTACCCTGAAGGAAGTCTTTGACAGTTTGGACTTGACTGG GTATGATCTTAATGTCGATTTGTTAGATGTGCATGCTGATAAGAGTACCTTTCACCGATTTGATAAATTCAATCTCAAGTACAACCCTTGTGGACAGAGTCGGCTTAGGGAGATCTTTCTGAAGCAGGATAACCTCATCCAAG GACGCTTCCTGGCTGAAGTGACAAAACAGGTTCTGTCAGATCTGGAAGCTAGCAAGTACCAG TTGGCTGAGTATCGGATTTCAATTTATGGGAGGAAGCAGAGTGAATGGGATCAGCTTGCGAGTTGGTTCGTGAACAATTGCATTTATAGTGAAAATGCAGTTTGGTTGATTCAG CTACCAAGGTTATACAATGTCTATAGGAGTATGGGAACTGTCACATCCTTTCAGAATATATTAGACAATATCTTTGTTCCTCTTTTTGAGGTCACAGTGGACCCAAATTCACACCCCCACCTGCATCTTTTCTTATTGCAG GTTGTAGGATTCGACATTGTAGATGATGAAAGTAAACCGGAGAGACGTCCTACGAAACACATGCCACATCCTTCAGAGTGGACGAATGATTTCAATCCTGCCTTTTCTTATTATGCTTACTACTGCTATGCAAACTTGTATACACTTAATAAg CTCCGTGAAGTAAAAGGATTGCCAACAATAAGATTTAGGCCTCACTGTGGGGAG GCTGGTGATGTTGACCATTTAGCCGCTGGGTTTCTTCTATGCCATAATATATCACATGGTATTAATTTGCGGAAGTCCCCAGTCTTGCAATATCTTTACTATCTTGCTCAG ATTGGTTTAGCTATGTCTCCGCTAAGCAACAACTCCCTCTTCTTGGATTACCATCGCAATCCATTTCCTATATTCTTCCAACGTGGCTTAAATGTCTCCCTCTCCACTGATGATCCTCTACAAATTCACTTGACAAAAGAGCCTCTTGTGGAAGAATATAGTGTAGCTGCAAAG GTGTGGAAGCTTAGTTCATGCGATCTCTGTGAAATAGCTCGGAATTCTGTCTACCAGTCTGGTTTTACTCATGCAGCCAAG GTATATCAAAGAAACTAG